Proteins found in one Haloferax litoreum genomic segment:
- a CDS encoding MGMT family protein produces MDVSGIYARESPVLDRVVQVGVVSGKLISVSFPDEIPDDAEHDNAHLDAVLDAIDGAEVDLSGIPIGLTVPTDQRRVLEAVRNAPRGETIDLGLLVRMAGLDPEDDESKQTARRALAANPIPVVIPDHRIRDGPSAAPNDVADALRRAEGL; encoded by the coding sequence ATGGACGTCTCTGGAATCTACGCTCGCGAATCGCCGGTGCTGGACCGAGTGGTACAGGTCGGCGTCGTCAGTGGGAAACTCATCAGTGTCTCGTTCCCGGACGAAATCCCCGACGACGCCGAACACGACAACGCACATCTGGATGCGGTTCTCGACGCGATAGACGGAGCGGAGGTGGACCTCTCCGGGATTCCAATCGGCCTCACTGTCCCCACGGACCAGCGACGGGTGCTCGAAGCAGTCCGAAACGCCCCCCGAGGCGAGACCATCGACCTCGGACTCCTCGTTCGGATGGCCGGATTAGACCCCGAAGACGACGAGTCGAAACAGACGGCCCGGCGGGCACTCGCGGCGAATCCGATTCCCGTCGTCATCCCCGACCACCGCATTCGAGATGGCCCGAGTGCCGCCCCCAACGACGTTGCCGACGCACTCCGCCGCGCAGAAGGACTCTAA
- a CDS encoding CPBP family intramembrane glutamic endopeptidase, producing MTDWAAFTGFAGLVLVVLLSFAYVSRGVPHGDGASVSFDDQPTREASPDASDYGTPDDDRLASPAIHETIVDGVPSAPVVPTPDSAAVSSDLPTHLLIANVAVSQALLGTFLALGAWYAEIPTAALGIAAGDVPTKIGVGLALGVGLYAANRVGSSLSRQFGFTPDEALRESLTPETRGGWALLLFVALPLIAGFEELLFRGALVGAVAVGFDVSPWLMAAVSSAAFGAGHSAQGRLGIVVTGLLGFVLAAAFVLTGSLLVVVVAHYLVNALEFVGNELFGW from the coding sequence ATGACCGACTGGGCGGCGTTTACGGGCTTCGCTGGCCTCGTTCTCGTCGTCCTCCTCTCTTTCGCATACGTCTCACGAGGCGTCCCTCACGGAGACGGTGCATCGGTTTCTTTCGACGACCAACCTACTCGAGAGGCGTCACCAGACGCGTCCGACTACGGCACCCCCGACGACGATAGACTGGCCTCGCCAGCGATTCACGAGACCATCGTCGACGGGGTACCGTCCGCACCGGTGGTCCCGACACCCGACTCGGCGGCCGTGTCTTCTGACCTCCCGACCCACCTTCTCATCGCCAACGTCGCCGTCTCGCAGGCCCTCTTGGGTACGTTCTTGGCACTCGGTGCGTGGTACGCTGAAATCCCGACGGCGGCCCTCGGCATCGCTGCTGGCGACGTTCCGACGAAAATCGGTGTTGGACTCGCCCTCGGAGTCGGCCTGTACGCGGCGAATCGGGTCGGGTCGTCGCTCAGTCGGCAGTTCGGTTTCACCCCCGACGAAGCACTCCGGGAGTCGCTCACGCCCGAAACGAGGGGCGGGTGGGCGTTGTTGCTCTTCGTCGCCCTGCCACTCATCGCCGGGTTCGAAGAACTGCTGTTCCGGGGGGCACTCGTCGGTGCAGTCGCCGTCGGATTCGACGTGTCGCCGTGGCTGATGGCGGCCGTGTCGTCGGCGGCGTTCGGTGCCGGACACAGTGCACAGGGCCGACTCGGTATCGTCGTCACCGGTCTCCTCGGGTTCGTCCTCGCGGCGGCGTTCGTCCTTACGGGGAGCCTTCTCGTCGTCGTCGTAGCTCACTATCTGGTGAACGCGCTGGAGTTCGTGGGCAACGAACTCTTCGGCTGGTAG
- the lonB gene encoding ATP-dependent protease LonB yields the protein MSNDTNTDDSLPEQEDSPAETPFDGDIDDGSGLQREEAEEVDKKTIDDLGSDVEIEADVADDVDEDDLLGGLQIDTSEEISVPDRLVDQVIGQEHARDVIMKAAKQRRHVMMIGSPGTGKSMLAKAMSELLPREELQDVLVYHNPDDGNAPKVRTVPAGKGDQIVEAHKEEARKRNQMRSFLMWIIIAVVLGYSLIIAQQVLLGILAAGIIYLAFRYGSRGSDAMVPNLIVNNADQKAAPFQDATGAHAGALLGDVRHDPFQSGGMETPSHDRVEPGAIHKANKGVLFIDEINTLDVRSQQHLMTAIQEGEFGITGQSERSSGAMVQTEPVPTDFIMIAAGNLDAMENMHPALRSRIKGYGYEVYMDDTIEDSPEMRRKYARFVAQEVSNDGRLPHFTEEAIEEVILEARRRAGRKGHLTLEFRNLGGLVRVAGDIARGENAEFTTRDHVLQAKRRARSIEQQIADQYIQRRKDYELSVNDGFVTGRVNGLAVMGEDSGIMLPVMAEVTPSQGPGRVIATGQLKEMAEESVQNVSAIIKKFSNQDLSEMDVHVQFVQTGQQGVDGDSASITVATAVISALEDIPIDQSVAMTGSLSVRGDVLPVGGVTHKIEAAAKAGCDTVIIPAANEQDVMIEDEYKEMIEIIPVSHISEVLEVALEGEPEKDSLVDRLKSITGSALNKGKGVGPSSPSPQ from the coding sequence ATGAGTAACGATACGAATACCGACGACAGCCTCCCGGAGCAGGAGGACTCGCCCGCCGAGACCCCGTTTGACGGGGATATCGACGACGGGTCGGGTCTCCAGCGCGAGGAGGCCGAAGAGGTCGATAAGAAGACTATCGACGACCTCGGGAGTGACGTCGAGATCGAGGCCGACGTGGCCGACGACGTGGACGAAGACGACCTGCTCGGGGGACTCCAGATAGATACCTCCGAAGAGATTTCTGTCCCAGACCGCCTCGTTGACCAGGTCATCGGACAGGAACACGCCCGCGACGTCATCATGAAGGCGGCCAAACAGCGCCGCCACGTCATGATGATTGGCTCCCCGGGGACGGGGAAGTCCATGCTCGCGAAGGCGATGTCTGAACTCCTTCCCCGTGAAGAGTTACAGGACGTTCTCGTCTACCACAACCCCGACGACGGCAACGCCCCGAAGGTCCGCACTGTCCCCGCGGGCAAGGGTGACCAGATTGTCGAGGCCCACAAAGAAGAGGCACGCAAGCGCAACCAGATGCGCTCGTTCCTCATGTGGATCATCATCGCAGTCGTGCTGGGCTACTCCCTCATCATCGCTCAGCAGGTCCTCCTGGGTATCCTCGCTGCGGGTATCATCTATCTTGCATTCCGCTATGGTTCCCGCGGCAGCGACGCGATGGTTCCGAACCTCATCGTGAACAACGCCGACCAGAAGGCCGCGCCGTTCCAGGACGCGACCGGTGCCCACGCGGGTGCTCTGCTCGGTGACGTGCGTCACGACCCCTTCCAGTCCGGTGGGATGGAGACGCCGAGCCACGACCGTGTGGAACCCGGTGCCATCCACAAGGCCAACAAGGGTGTCCTGTTCATCGACGAGATAAACACCCTCGACGTGCGCAGTCAGCAGCACCTGATGACGGCGATTCAGGAAGGCGAGTTCGGCATCACCGGCCAGTCCGAGCGTTCCTCGGGTGCGATGGTCCAGACCGAACCCGTCCCGACCGACTTCATCATGATTGCGGCGGGTAACCTCGACGCGATGGAGAACATGCACCCTGCACTCCGTTCCCGTATCAAAGGGTACGGGTACGAGGTGTACATGGACGACACCATCGAGGACTCCCCCGAGATGCGCCGCAAGTACGCACGCTTCGTGGCGCAGGAAGTCTCGAACGACGGTCGTCTCCCGCACTTCACCGAAGAGGCAATCGAGGAGGTCATCCTCGAAGCTCGTCGGCGTGCCGGACGCAAGGGTCACCTGACCCTCGAATTCCGTAACCTCGGTGGACTGGTCCGCGTCGCAGGCGACATCGCCCGCGGCGAGAACGCGGAGTTCACCACCCGTGACCACGTGCTGCAGGCCAAGCGCCGTGCGCGCTCCATCGAGCAGCAGATTGCCGACCAGTACATCCAGCGCCGCAAGGACTACGAACTCTCGGTCAACGACGGGTTCGTCACCGGCCGCGTCAACGGTCTCGCCGTCATGGGCGAGGACTCCGGTATCATGCTCCCCGTGATGGCAGAAGTCACGCCGTCGCAGGGTCCGGGTCGCGTCATCGCGACGGGCCAACTCAAGGAGATGGCCGAAGAGTCCGTCCAGAACGTCTCGGCCATCATCAAGAAGTTCTCTAACCAGGACCTCTCCGAGATGGACGTGCACGTGCAGTTCGTCCAGACCGGCCAGCAAGGTGTCGACGGTGACTCTGCGTCCATTACGGTCGCGACCGCCGTCATCTCCGCGCTGGAAGACATCCCCATCGACCAGTCGGTCGCCATGACCGGTTCGCTGTCGGTGCGCGGTGACGTGCTTCCCGTCGGCGGTGTCACCCACAAAATCGAAGCCGCCGCGAAGGCTGGCTGTGACACGGTCATCATCCCTGCCGCCAACGAGCAGGACGTGATGATCGAAGACGAGTACAAGGAGATGATCGAAATCATCCCCGTCTCGCACATCAGCGAGGTTCTCGAAGTCGCCCTCGAAGGCGAACCCGAGAAGGATTCGCTCGTCGACCGTCTCAAGAGCATCACTGGCTCGGCCCTCAACAAGGGCAAGGGTGTCGGCCCCTCGAGCCCCAGCCCGCAGTAA
- a CDS encoding nicotinamide-nucleotide adenylyltransferase translates to MRGFYIGRFQPYHNGHHRMVEEIASEVDELVLGIGSAGDSHSPRNPFTAGERIMMVNKAVSDFDITTYAVPIEDLDRNSVWVSHVQSMSPAFEVAYSNNPLVIQLFKEAGVEVRQSPMFNRDVLEGTEVRQRMIEDRDWESLVPDEVADVVHEIGGIERIQHITDTDRSERPRTGGQDDPNPC, encoded by the coding sequence ATGCGGGGGTTCTACATCGGCCGTTTCCAACCGTACCACAACGGCCACCACAGAATGGTCGAAGAGATTGCCTCCGAGGTCGACGAACTCGTCCTCGGTATCGGGTCCGCCGGCGACTCGCACTCGCCGCGGAACCCGTTCACGGCAGGCGAGCGAATCATGATGGTCAACAAGGCCGTCTCGGATTTCGACATCACGACGTACGCGGTTCCCATCGAGGACCTCGACCGGAACTCTGTCTGGGTCAGCCACGTCCAATCGATGTCGCCGGCGTTCGAAGTCGCCTACTCGAACAACCCACTCGTCATCCAACTGTTCAAAGAGGCGGGCGTCGAAGTTCGACAGTCGCCCATGTTCAACCGCGACGTGTTGGAGGGAACCGAAGTCCGCCAGCGGATGATAGAAGACCGCGATTGGGAGTCGCTCGTTCCCGACGAAGTCGCCGACGTTGTCCACGAAATCGGTGGTATCGAACGCATCCAGCACATCACCGACACCGACCGCTCCGAACGTCCGCGAACCGGCGGCCAAGACGACCCGAATCCCTGTTGA
- a CDS encoding SAM hydrolase/SAM-dependent halogenase family protein, with product MITLASDFGSAYPAAMKGVILSRSDARLVDVAHDLPRQDVRAAAFWLRETLPYFPPAVHLVVVDPGVGTDRRAVVVRVGDHVLVGPDNGVLRPPARRIADEFGGDPPMDAYEIRVSDPASTTFHGRDVFAPAAADAHEVGPDSLDTIDRFEAIPTGSLTDLQFPVPDIADDGTVATGEVLVVDDFGNCITNLPGTFVRDHDAVEVNGETTPVGHTFEAVARGERLVTVGSHGNIECDVNHGRGDEAFGLEPGDTVRIRVA from the coding sequence ATGATTACCCTCGCGTCTGACTTCGGGTCGGCGTACCCCGCCGCGATGAAGGGCGTCATCCTCTCACGGAGCGACGCTCGACTCGTCGACGTCGCACACGACCTGCCGCGACAGGACGTTCGTGCGGCGGCATTCTGGCTTCGCGAGACGCTTCCGTACTTCCCCCCTGCGGTTCACCTCGTTGTCGTCGACCCCGGTGTCGGAACCGACCGCCGAGCAGTCGTCGTCCGCGTCGGCGACCACGTCCTCGTCGGCCCCGACAACGGCGTGCTCCGGCCCCCAGCACGACGCATCGCCGACGAATTCGGTGGAGACCCCCCGATGGATGCCTACGAAATTCGCGTCTCCGACCCCGCGTCCACGACGTTCCACGGCCGCGACGTGTTCGCCCCCGCCGCAGCAGACGCACACGAGGTCGGTCCCGATTCGCTCGATACCATCGACCGATTCGAGGCAATCCCGACCGGGTCACTCACCGACCTCCAGTTCCCGGTCCCCGATATCGCCGATGACGGTACGGTGGCAACCGGCGAAGTCCTCGTCGTCGACGACTTCGGCAACTGTATCACAAACCTTCCGGGAACCTTCGTCCGCGACCACGACGCCGTCGAAGTGAACGGCGAGACCACACCCGTCGGCCACACGTTCGAGGCAGTCGCGCGCGGTGAGCGACTCGTCACGGTTGGGAGTCACGGGAACATCGAGTGTGACGTGAACCACGGCCGCGGGGACGAGGCGTTCGGCCTCGAACCGGGCGACACAGTACGGATTCGGGTCGCGTGA
- a CDS encoding trimeric intracellular cation channel family protein: protein MVVADVDPFAVMNVVGLLAFAIAGALKAADAGLDIFGVAVLGVVTALGGGTTRDVLVDRLPASLAVVGEMSVALVGVGLALVLIHSLHGQVRDHPAFLTSDAIGLSAFAATGALVGVQAGVSPFGIVILATITAVGGGSIADILIGRVPVVLRDDFYATPAVLGGIAFLGARAVGAPAGIPSGLCAALVFTVRMLALRYEWRLPQV from the coding sequence ATGGTCGTCGCCGACGTCGATCCCTTCGCGGTGATGAACGTCGTGGGATTGCTGGCGTTCGCCATCGCGGGCGCACTCAAAGCCGCAGACGCAGGTCTCGACATCTTCGGCGTCGCGGTCCTCGGCGTGGTCACTGCCCTCGGCGGCGGGACGACCCGAGACGTACTCGTCGACCGATTGCCGGCGTCGTTGGCCGTGGTCGGAGAGATGAGCGTCGCACTCGTCGGTGTTGGTCTCGCACTCGTCCTCATCCACTCGCTTCACGGGCAAGTCCGCGACCACCCGGCGTTCTTGACGTCGGACGCCATCGGCCTCTCGGCGTTCGCCGCGACAGGTGCACTCGTTGGTGTCCAAGCGGGTGTCTCACCGTTCGGCATCGTCATCCTCGCCACAATCACGGCCGTCGGTGGCGGGTCTATCGCTGACATCCTCATCGGGCGGGTTCCGGTCGTCCTCCGCGACGACTTCTACGCGACGCCGGCAGTCCTCGGTGGAATCGCGTTCCTCGGTGCACGCGCCGTCGGCGCACCGGCAGGGATTCCGTCAGGGTTGTGCGCCGCACTCGTGTTCACGGTGCGGATGCTCGCACTCAGATACGAGTGGCGATTACCACAGGTGTGA
- the thsA gene encoding thermosome subunit alpha: MQQPLYILAEGTSRTRGRSAQDSNIRAGKAVAEAVRTTLGPRGMDKMLVDSSGDVVITNDGATILEKMDIEHPAAQMIVEVSQTQEEEVGDGTTTAAVLTGELLAHAEDLLDSDLHPTVIVEGYTEAARIAQEAVDDMLLDVDLDDDLLQKVAESSMTGKGTGDITADVLAKHVVKGVRMVHEDADEKFHREDVRVMTRTGASSSATELVEGVVLDKEPVNENMPRAVEDATVAVLDMKLDVRKSEVDTEYNITSVDQLTAAIDAEDRELRGYSKALKDAGVDVVFCTKSIDDRVAGFLADAGILAFKSVKKSDARALARATGAKRLGSLTDIEESDLGHVDSVSIRKFGDDELTFVEGGAAAKAVTLFLRGGTEHVVDELERAINDSIDVVVAAIDMGGVVPGAGATEIAIADRIRSEAAGIEGRKQLAVEAYADAVEALPRTLAENTGMDPIDALVDLRARYEKEGIAGIISTGRAGEIGDPVEHGVIDPVAVKREAIESATEAATMIVRIDDVIAAK; this comes from the coding sequence ATGCAGCAACCACTATACATTCTCGCAGAGGGGACGAGCCGAACACGCGGCCGTTCCGCACAGGACTCGAACATCCGCGCCGGGAAGGCCGTCGCCGAGGCTGTACGCACCACGCTCGGCCCGCGCGGGATGGACAAGATGCTCGTCGACTCGTCGGGCGACGTCGTCATCACGAACGACGGGGCGACCATCCTCGAGAAGATGGACATCGAGCACCCCGCCGCCCAGATGATTGTCGAAGTGTCCCAGACGCAAGAAGAAGAAGTCGGTGACGGAACGACCACCGCCGCCGTCCTCACGGGCGAACTGCTCGCCCACGCCGAGGACCTCCTCGACTCCGACCTCCACCCGACGGTCATCGTCGAAGGATACACCGAGGCCGCTCGCATCGCACAGGAAGCGGTCGACGACATGCTCCTCGACGTTGACCTCGACGACGACCTGCTCCAGAAAGTCGCCGAGTCTTCGATGACGGGCAAGGGAACCGGCGACATCACTGCCGATGTCCTCGCGAAGCACGTCGTCAAGGGCGTCCGGATGGTCCACGAAGACGCTGACGAGAAGTTCCACCGCGAAGACGTGCGCGTCATGACTCGCACGGGTGCGTCCTCCTCGGCAACCGAACTCGTCGAAGGCGTCGTCCTCGACAAAGAACCCGTCAACGAGAACATGCCCCGCGCCGTCGAAGACGCGACTGTCGCCGTCCTCGATATGAAACTCGACGTTCGCAAGAGCGAGGTCGACACCGAGTACAACATCACCTCTGTCGACCAACTCACCGCCGCCATCGACGCCGAAGACCGCGAACTCCGCGGCTACTCGAAGGCCCTGAAGGACGCCGGTGTCGACGTCGTGTTCTGCACAAAGTCCATCGACGACCGTGTCGCTGGCTTCCTCGCCGACGCCGGCATCCTCGCGTTCAAGAGCGTGAAGAAGTCCGACGCTCGTGCCCTCGCCCGTGCGACTGGCGCGAAGCGTCTCGGGTCGCTCACCGACATCGAGGAGTCCGACCTCGGGCACGTCGACTCTGTCAGCATCCGCAAGTTCGGCGACGACGAACTCACCTTCGTCGAGGGCGGTGCCGCGGCCAAGGCCGTGACGCTGTTCCTCCGCGGCGGCACCGAGCACGTCGTCGACGAACTCGAACGCGCCATCAACGACTCTATCGACGTGGTCGTCGCCGCCATCGACATGGGTGGTGTCGTCCCCGGGGCGGGTGCGACAGAAATCGCAATCGCAGACCGTATCCGGTCTGAAGCCGCCGGCATCGAGGGCCGCAAGCAACTCGCCGTCGAGGCGTACGCCGACGCCGTCGAGGCCCTCCCGCGCACGCTCGCAGAGAACACGGGCATGGACCCAATCGACGCACTCGTCGACCTGCGCGCCCGCTACGAGAAGGAAGGCATCGCCGGCATCATCTCGACCGGCCGTGCGGGCGAAATCGGTGACCCCGTCGAACACGGTGTCATCGACCCTGTGGCCGTCAAGCGCGAAGCCATCGAGTCCGCGACGGAAGCCGCGACGATGATCGTCCGCATCGACGACGTCATCGCTGCCAAGTAA
- a CDS encoding HalOD1 output domain-containing protein: MDDQRNQDAGSVVTISADRYEEVAVAITSAVATASELSPLELPPLGDIGVDPEALDALFESSHDPSRRLTFTYAGLLVSLFGDGTITVSPTEE; encoded by the coding sequence ATGGACGACCAGCGCAATCAGGATGCTGGGTCCGTGGTAACCATCTCCGCCGACCGATACGAAGAGGTAGCCGTTGCAATTACCTCCGCAGTCGCGACGGCATCAGAACTCAGCCCACTCGAACTCCCTCCGCTTGGAGATATCGGCGTGGACCCTGAGGCCCTCGACGCATTATTTGAGTCCTCCCACGACCCCTCTCGACGTCTCACATTTACCTATGCCGGCCTCCTCGTCTCGTTGTTCGGCGACGGGACGATTACGGTGAGTCCAACAGAGGAGTGA
- a CDS encoding helix-turn-helix domain-containing protein yields the protein MCLIAEVLVPLSALPFGRSVEEYDIELELEQTIPLTDSVTSFVWARGPDASNFRPVVEASETHDVTLVATVPNGALYGSDWDPGTSRLFAGLPDHETVLLECTSTEEYWRLRLRVPSHSVLSDLRIHWANNGIEAEFDQITPLAADEAPLGEGLTDSQREALLLALELGYFDDHRRTSLDELGEELDISRQAVAARLRRAYRTLAERIRDESP from the coding sequence GTGTGTCTGATTGCAGAGGTTCTCGTTCCTCTCTCTGCCCTTCCGTTCGGTCGGTCGGTCGAAGAATACGATATCGAACTCGAACTGGAACAGACCATTCCACTCACGGATAGCGTGACATCGTTCGTCTGGGCACGTGGCCCCGACGCGTCGAACTTTCGTCCCGTCGTCGAAGCATCGGAGACACACGATGTCACACTCGTCGCGACGGTTCCGAACGGTGCACTCTACGGGTCTGACTGGGACCCGGGCACGAGCAGACTGTTCGCGGGACTGCCCGACCACGAGACGGTCCTCCTCGAATGTACGAGCACAGAGGAGTACTGGCGACTTCGCCTCCGGGTCCCCTCTCACAGCGTCCTCAGCGACCTCCGAATTCACTGGGCGAACAACGGTATCGAAGCAGAGTTCGACCAGATTACACCGCTCGCTGCCGACGAGGCACCATTAGGTGAGGGGTTGACCGACAGTCAGCGTGAGGCGCTTCTCCTCGCACTCGAACTGGGGTACTTCGACGACCATCGGCGAACGTCGCTCGACGAACTCGGTGAGGAACTCGACATCTCACGGCAGGCAGTCGCGGCACGTCTCCGTCGGGCGTATCGGACGCTCGCAGAGCGAATTCGAGACGAGTCGCCCTGA
- a CDS encoding amidohydrolase family protein, with protein MLELEHGFRVVDVNARLDPDKQSIATRGREISPERLERELHQAGVVRAIVSPGAQPGDQSYLRPNNAVARMSVDRPFLAFARVNGPRDSSGRTSARLRNLTSSRKDFHTDPDDVEQYAYDDRFHGFCLAPAVDGLPDEATLSMLEDVGLPVFVTGGQSFEPTAVAESLLGRFPVILSSFGGYPLDQDLMHQSIDLLDDHDDLYLDTSFVRYRSVLERALLEHPDRVLFGSGAPETHPNVGVMEILTLDVSEDALARAFSKNAARVIAALAPGET; from the coding sequence ATGCTGGAGTTGGAACACGGGTTCAGGGTGGTCGACGTGAACGCGCGACTCGACCCGGACAAGCAGTCGATTGCGACGCGCGGGCGTGAGATTAGCCCCGAGCGATTAGAGCGCGAACTGCATCAGGCGGGCGTCGTCCGAGCAATCGTCTCTCCGGGGGCACAACCGGGCGACCAGAGTTATCTACGACCGAACAACGCCGTGGCACGGATGAGCGTCGACAGGCCGTTCCTCGCGTTCGCCCGCGTCAACGGTCCGCGCGACTCGAGTGGGCGAACGTCGGCGCGCCTCCGAAACCTCACGTCGTCGCGGAAGGACTTCCACACCGACCCGGACGACGTGGAGCAGTACGCCTACGACGACCGATTCCACGGATTCTGTCTCGCCCCGGCGGTCGATGGTCTGCCCGACGAAGCGACGCTCTCCATGCTGGAAGACGTCGGTCTCCCGGTGTTCGTCACTGGTGGCCAGTCGTTCGAACCGACGGCCGTCGCGGAGTCGCTCTTGGGGAGGTTCCCCGTGATTCTCTCGAGTTTCGGCGGGTATCCACTCGACCAAGACCTGATGCACCAGTCTATCGACTTGCTCGACGACCACGACGACCTGTACCTCGACACGAGTTTCGTCCGCTACCGGAGCGTCCTCGAACGGGCACTCCTCGAACATCCAGACCGCGTCCTCTTCGGGAGCGGTGCGCCCGAGACGCACCCGAACGTCGGCGTCATGGAGATTCTGACACTCGACGTGTCGGAAGACGCACTGGCGCGCGCGTTCTCGAAGAATGCGGCCCGCGTAATCGCAGCGCTCGCCCCGGGAGAGACGTAA
- a CDS encoding glycosyltransferase family 2 protein: MDLSVVLPTLNGRDRLVTSLDALAEYAPDAEVIVVNGPSADGTTGMVRERDDVDVLVEISDRNLNVARNAGIEVASGDVVALLRYDLSVEPSWLAALEDAIDDADVVTGPLHQTLRNGMTTESLEENTIAGREVTYFNGGNVAFRRTIIDALDGFDEYLQTGGARDAAHRIASLDRTVAWAPEMCVRREFEADGGISERDWGWKYRALTYRLVKNYGLRPAAIERTAKHAISDGVEAAFGVLKGDVTPSGWVGTGRDVITGIATGTSDGMVARARDRSRSRNPHGCSTRADRAVARYDWR; this comes from the coding sequence ATGGACCTCTCGGTTGTGCTCCCGACCCTCAACGGTCGGGACCGTCTCGTCACCAGCCTCGACGCGCTGGCCGAGTACGCCCCCGACGCCGAGGTTATCGTCGTCAACGGCCCGTCGGCCGACGGAACGACCGGGATGGTGAGAGAGCGCGACGACGTCGACGTTCTGGTCGAGATTTCTGACCGGAACCTCAACGTCGCACGCAACGCAGGTATCGAAGTCGCGAGCGGCGACGTTGTCGCCCTCCTCAGATACGACCTCTCTGTCGAACCGTCGTGGCTCGCGGCGCTCGAAGACGCTATCGACGACGCGGACGTCGTCACCGGGCCGTTGCACCAGACGCTCCGAAACGGGATGACGACCGAATCTCTCGAAGAAAATACGATTGCTGGACGCGAGGTAACCTACTTCAACGGTGGCAACGTCGCGTTCCGCCGCACCATCATCGATGCACTGGACGGGTTCGACGAGTACCTCCAGACGGGTGGGGCCCGAGACGCGGCCCATCGAATCGCCAGCCTCGACCGAACTGTCGCGTGGGCACCGGAGATGTGTGTCCGCCGTGAATTCGAGGCCGATGGCGGTATCTCGGAGCGCGATTGGGGGTGGAAATATCGGGCTTTGACCTATCGTCTCGTGAAGAACTACGGACTTCGACCCGCCGCAATCGAACGGACCGCGAAGCACGCCATCTCAGACGGCGTCGAAGCAGCGTTCGGCGTCCTCAAAGGCGACGTGACGCCATCTGGGTGGGTCGGAACCGGACGTGACGTCATCACCGGCATCGCGACGGGTACGTCCGACGGGATGGTCGCCCGTGCACGTGACCGCTCTCGCTCCCGGAATCCGCACGGATGTTCTACCCGCGCAGACCGCGCAGTCGCCCGATACGACTGGCGGTGA
- a CDS encoding class I SAM-dependent methyltransferase, producing MKGKEWYQADEVAQEYDSKRFSKGGRLIDRREKEAVLAALGPVEDKNILEIACGTGRFTVMLAREGANVVGLDISRAMMVQGREKARSAGVADRIEFLRGDAARLPFPDDHFDAVFAMRFFHLADTPAKFLAEMARVSKGQVFFDTFNDQSLRVAYNWLLPMGSRLYSESEVTRLLNDAGLELTDAKHDFVVPFGFYRKVPNGIARPFRSLDLTVGNSPVGDDIASVSYWNAHVPGAVDAESRATTRASDAE from the coding sequence GTGAAAGGAAAGGAGTGGTACCAGGCCGACGAGGTCGCCCAGGAGTACGACTCGAAGCGGTTCTCCAAGGGTGGTCGGCTCATCGACCGGCGTGAAAAAGAGGCAGTCCTCGCGGCACTCGGCCCTGTCGAGGACAAGAATATCCTCGAAATCGCTTGTGGGACCGGTCGGTTCACCGTGATGCTCGCTCGAGAGGGAGCGAACGTCGTCGGACTGGACATCTCACGGGCGATGATGGTACAGGGGCGGGAAAAAGCCCGAAGCGCGGGCGTCGCAGACCGAATCGAGTTCCTCCGCGGCGACGCTGCACGGCTTCCATTCCCAGACGACCACTTCGACGCAGTGTTCGCGATGCGCTTTTTCCACCTCGCGGATACACCGGCGAAGTTCCTCGCAGAGATGGCGCGTGTCTCGAAGGGACAGGTGTTCTTCGACACGTTCAACGACCAGAGTCTTCGCGTCGCGTACAACTGGTTGCTCCCCATGGGGTCTCGACTCTACTCCGAATCGGAGGTCACCAGACTGCTCAACGACGCGGGACTCGAACTCACGGATGCGAAACACGACTTCGTCGTCCCGTTCGGGTTCTACCGGAAGGTGCCGAACGGCATCGCACGACCGTTCCGGTCGCTCGACCTCACGGTGGGTAACTCACCGGTCGGCGACGACATCGCGTCTGTCTCGTACTGGAACGCGCACGTCCCCGGCGCTGTCGATGCAGAGTCCCGTGCGACGACGCGTGCGAGCGACGCCGAGTGA